TCCTTCTGACAGTACAGATCTGTGAGGCTGACACTCAGCTTCCCAAACTGACAGAGGTGATAAGTCTTGTGTCAGATACCAAAACAACATCAGGACAAACTTAATGCATTTCCGCAACAGTAGCCCTGCTTCTTACGCATATATCTATAGTGATATCAGAAGGTGTAGTTTTAAAAACTAACCACACTGTGTAACaccctcctttctcttcttatGCTgacctttctctttctcttatttttaatactcATTCTCATATATTAAACTAAATTTATGGTCATGTTCCAGTGGATTTTTAACAGAGGAAAGATCATAGCCTTTGCACACTCTCGTGTGGCTTTCTGAACTCTGGTTATCAGACTACTGTGACGTAAATgaggaagaatgaagaatgTCTACCTGGAATATTGTGATTAATTCCTTTATCACAGAGTGCAATTTAAGAGTAGAGGGGAGGAAATTCAGAGAAGGAGCAAAAATTGGTGTTTATCCAAGAAAATGATCAAAGGCCAAATTCAGCTTTTTAGGATGTTAAGTTGGTTTAGGATCTCTTCATTGTCAACAAATGCAGATGGTAGGCACTTGGTAAATCAtaaaatccttagagttggaagggaccttcaaaggtcacctgatccaactcccctgcaatgaacagggacacctacagctccatctgGTTGTTCAGAGCcctctccagcctgacctgagtgtctccagggatggggcatcaactacatctctgggcaacctgttccagtgtctcaccaccttactgtaaaatatttcttccttaaattcaacctaaatctaccctcttcaaatttgaaaccattttgaATGGTCCAGCAGGATAACCTATCTGGACTCCACATACAATGTGGGTAACTTTGTTCTCTAATTAGAAGGGAACAGTCTACACTAAGATCCAGTGTATGGAGTGGCAGTAATGCCTGTATGGTGAAAATGCATGCAAACAGTTTTCACTATGGGTCTCCAAACCAGAGTACATTAAACAACATCAGCATATATTTGTAAATTTAGAATGATTTTTTCACTGTGCATATATTTGTTATGCATACATTCACTTAAAGGTGCACGTGAACAATTTCAAAACAAGTTTTTGTATTCTCACTTGTGTTCTTTTttagctctgctctgcatttatGTGCCCCAGTTGATAGCGGCAGAGCTTTCTTTATGGTTCTTTTTGATGCAGTCCTTACACTGGGATTGGAGATTGTAGAAAGTTTGACAAGACATTACGAGGCTTCTGTCATTTTCAACACGTGTGTTTGatattgtttcatttaattctgttttttggtttgtttggggttttttcccAAAAAATGCAGTTGGTAAGCAAAATTTATGAATAAAGGCATGTGagtaagaaaataatcatgTGTCACACATTGAGATTTAGACTGTTTATTGGATGGAAAAGTAAGACATTCTTAGCTTAACACAGgagaatgaaattaattttcttgtcTGAAGAGAAGATCCCATTCTGACATGAATAAATCCTAATTATTGTTAAATACTAGTACATTTTGTAATATCATCTGAGTCATCTCTAAGCTTAATTTCCTGGGCAAACACACATTGTGAAGAACGCTTGCGCCTGTAAAGTACCGAAAAATCTTTATCTGCCTGACCTGCCTGTCTAAAAAGTGAAAATCTGCCAATTGTTTCACAGATGTAAAGTGTTGCTTGTGATTTAGTTGTACTTCTGCATGCCTGATTGCATGATCTGCAATTCTTAAGTACTAATATCAAGTCCTTCCCCACTGTGAACTAGGCTTAGTGCAAATGCTGAGCCGGGAGGAGGTAagttctgctttgcatttccttgTGCACTTGTTACTTTGGATTAGGACAGAGATGTAAATAAGAGCACACCTTGCTGCTACTTCGTGTCTGACTGTGGAAAGTCAGCAGTGGTGGGCTGGAGCTGTGGCATCAGCCCTTGGGcgtgctggctgcagccactGGATCAGCAGGAGTGATGTGTCGCTCTCACATGCTGGGATATTCCATAGCAGATTGCTAACATCCCTCTCTTCCTACACAATCAAGAGGAAGCAGGGCAGGAACTAGAACTTGCAGGTGTGTCTCTGAGTCACCATATCACTCGGGGCTACTTTCATTGCTGAGCAACTTTCACATCAGCTGAGGCTCAGATCTGTGCCTGGCCTGAGAAAGTATTTGCTGGGAGTGCATCAGATATAGAAACAGGGACTGTGTTAGAATTAgttcatttctatttaatttatcATAGTTCTGCATTGTgctatttcatagaatcacagaatcatttgagttggaagagatcattaaaggtcatctagtccaccCCCCTGCACTCATTTTCAACACTTACATGTGTCTTAGCAGCTAAAACTGCCCATGCAAAACAAGTCACAgtaaaatactggaaaatacCATTTTGAATACAGCCAGTGTAGAGTTCTTTTaacattttacttctgaaaatgcaatattatttttccctttcctgccaTTTGGCTGTATCTCATGACTCAGAGTTATTTGTCATTTGTAAAATGGAACTCTTGTTACACATACCCTGCCATGAATCATAAGAAAATTGTTATACCCATATAAAATTGTATTAGGCTGTTTCAGTACAAAACTAAGAATAATCTTTTGATCTTTCCTGCAAATGCTTCATAATGATCTCTTACTGAATACTTTACAGAAGTTTTTTACTGTACTTTAAGGCAGTGTTTTGAAGGGATGGCAATACAGAGGACAAATAAACAGCAAGGAAGCATGCACAATTCAGTTGTTAAAATActccttcctttttctatcTGTATTTTCAAGCTTTTGCTGCAAAGTATATCATTAGCTACTTGTAATGCATGGTAGGGAAATGGATGACTCATGCATTAAAATGCTCAAATTTCATAATACATCAGCTGCAAGAGATAAAGGACGTGCTTTTCCAATCCAAGGCAGACAGCTGTGCATCCATTCTGCCTCTGATTTAAAAGCTGGCTGAATGCAAGTAATATTTTGATGTGATGCTAAACCCAAACTAATTCCCCCTTTCTCTCAGAAGCGCACATTCACTCATGTGCAGTCCAATTATAATCCAGCCATATGGCTCCCAAACTGGAGCTGGCTCTGATCcaggcagctcagagcacaggtGTGACTGTCTGCACCTGAGAGATAAGCATTAGTTCTGGGAAGTCTCATGCGTGGCTAAAAGGTTGTGATTTTAGGAAGAGAGAGAGTGTTTTGTACAGACACCAGATAGCTATAGCTAAAATTCTTCGGTAGGATCTGTCAACAGAAACTTGATCAGTGCTCTGGACTTCTGTTTGGTGAAGACcgaaatatttccatttaaacatGCTTCTTTATGAATCAGATCTGacttaatatatatatgaatgtacAGTGTACAATGGGTATTATAAAGGAGTGTACAATGCACTTTCTATTAAGTCTTTGATTTCTCTAGCAACTTGGTGTGTGGTAGAGTGGAGATTCATGGGCTAATTGATATTTATAAATTAGTCCAGATGTCATTTGATACTTCAGAGTGTACATTTAGAAAACCTGTAATTATTCACATTGCAGTTTTAATACGAGTTTGTTACTCTCATCCCCtttcagcaattaaaaagaagtctCAGGGAGAGGCTTTGCTGAAAATACTTTAATTACAGTCTGAGTTATTTTCCCACATCACAGAAGCAAAACATACTGTACAGTTCTTACAGCCTTCTCCCTACTTCCTCTGCTTTATTGCTTTCAATGAAATTCAAGAAACATAAATccttagaatttatttttctgctttgtttctgcagaggCATTACACTCCTCATCCGACTTAAGGACATCATGGAAAAAGCAGATCAAAGCAGGGTTGTATTACAATTTTCTTAGTGCTGTTCTTTCGAAGATCCCATTTCAGCATATGAGTAAAGCAAGGTTTTGACAGTATTCTGGTCACTTCATAGGGATTTCCAAAAGCACATGgtcatgaaatatatttaacttCCTTAATGtggaaatgaaattatattcaAATTATACTAGGGCTCTTGAAAAAACTTTCTGGCCAGTGTGAATGATTATCCTTAGATGCGTATGTAGGTGTGATTGAAGACTTCTCTAAACCAAACTAGCATcagtgggcagtgctgtggttgtTTTCAATCATTTTGATTCTTAGCAGAGTCTTTGCTACATTGtgatctatttattttcttatgttcCCCTTAAAAAAGAGGTCTGAGGGGACCTGAGCTGAGGGAAAGACTTTGCAATCCcgttctttttcccctctttttatATGTTGAAGTCCTCTCTCTGTGATAGACCCAGAAGGCCCCATTTGAAGAAAGTTATTAAAAACAGATCTGTAGAGATGAGCTTAGATAATATAACTAATTACAGAAACTCAGAAGGTTTACTTTTGTATAAAACGATTGCAGCTATTTCTTGGCGTAACCCCTGTTCTGGAGAGCCATGTTTTTATGAGGAATGGGAAGATTTGGCCGCGGTTGTGATGTCTTTGAGCCATTAAAGCAGCTTGCAGCGGAGTACAGagattaaatatttctaaactGAAGCTGTAAGCAAACAGTTCGTGGCTTCAGCTGTGAGGAAAGTGCTTTCTGTGTCTTGTAAGTCTTGTTCTCCGAATCAGCTAGAGTGCTGCACTGAGGATTTGTCAGAAGACTTCTATGCACGTATAAGACCCAAAGTGTAATATTGGAAATTACAGGTCGATCACAGAACTGATAAATAAAGATCTTAAGTACAGAATTCATCTGCTCTACCTTATCTGCTGTGAAATGTTTACAGAAAAGTTGGTTGTGTTCCTTGAGTGGAAGGAATGAGGACCTCATGAAGGCCCCTCATGGTCAGCAAAAAACTGTGTGTCACATTGCCCTCCAGTGTCGCTCATCTTCTCAGCTGAGGAAACCTTGACACACGGGTTTCAAATAACCTCCCTGCCCATGTGTGCAGCTGTTGGTTGTTTCTCTGTTCCAATCAGCCTTGAGTTGTTTTCACTGTTCTTATAAATGGATAATTACTTGCAGGAAAAGCCATGAACACTCAAGTCGGATAAAACCAATACAAGGAAGCTGGAAATCCTCACTTTTTCACCATAAACAGTGAAGCAGTGAAGTTGAAAGCAAATTTGAAGGGCTTAAAAAGTCAGGATTAGGCCCTTATGCATATTCATGCTCAGCCTGTGGCTGTGTTGCTACTGTTCAGATTTTAGGATATGAACTTTTTGAAATGGTTCTAATTAAGTTTTACaagctagaaagaaaaaaatagagaaagacaGTATGTTACATCTAAGggaattactttttaaaaattgttcaTTTCTAatggctgttttcctttcacagctGCTTGCAGAGGACTGGCCCTTTGGTGTCGAAATGTGTAAATTAGTGCCCTTCATTCAAAAGGCGTCAGTGGGCATCACAGTGTTGAGTTTGTGTGCCCTCAGTATAGACAGGTGAGACCCATTTTACCACCAAACTCTGTATTCTTTCAAATAAGGGTATTGCCCcaaattcttttctgttaaactaagaaactgagtttaaaagccatttaaagGAGGTggcttctttaatttttttttgtttttgcttttaatctgcAAATGTATGCTGTTACCTCAGGTACCGAGCAGTTGCTTCTTGGAGTCGAATTAAAGGAATCGGAGTGCCTAAGTGGACTGCTGTTGAAATTGTACTCATCTGGGTTATATCAGTGGTATTGGCTGTTCCTGAAGCTATCGCATTTGACATGATAACAATGGAGTACAGGGGAAAAGATCTCAGAATCTGCCTGCTTCACCCCACACAAAAAACGTCCTTTATGATGGTAAGACGCCAGAGTTGGTATCACAGCTCTCTGGAATGGTTGCTTCAACCTTCCCGGTGTTGTGTGGATCACAATGTTCAGAAGTGtacaagaaatacagctgaacATGTTCAAATGAAATACTATCAAATTTCTCAAGTATGTTAGCTAAATAATCACCTTCAGAAGACTGTCTTTTTGTTAGTTGAAGGCCTCCTTGTCCTGTTTTCTCAGCCGCAACATACACCTTATATGGATATTCTTTTAGGACAGACTGAGCAATTTTTTATAGTATACTTTTCACAGTTGTCAACAGTTAACTCTtaacagtgctttatttttatttttccctcttctagTTTTACAAGCAAGCTAAAGACTGGTGGCtgttcagcttttatttctgtttgccaCTGGCTATCACAGCACTTTTCTATACTCTCATGACCTGTGAGATGTTACGAAAGAAAAGCGGGATGCAGATTGCTTTAAATGATCACTTGAAACAGGTAAGAATTTATCCCTGATAACTTTGTTGATTTTACTGCTGTATCGTCTTACTCTTCTATGACAACTCCAGGATTACTACTAAGGAGTACTTCATAGCAGTGGTGCTAATAAACTCGTATGTGTGTCAGAGCTGTTCGAAACCTAAGAAGTTCAGTGATGATCACAAGACACTTGTGCTGTTAATACTCCAGATTTTATAggctttatttctttgcaataaTGAGAGCTGAGTATTTGTTGATTAAAAGTAAGATCATCTCATGACACAGAAGCTGGTTCTGTGGAATTGTTAATTATTGTGAATTAATTTCATGCGAAACTGTAATAAGGTTATCAGTGTATCAGAACAAAACACATCGCAGAATACATTCCAAGTTAGTAGTACACCAGAGGGAAACATCATGTGTCATGAATTGAATTCTGAAGACAGagaattaatttacatttttactgtaaaatatatttgtgaTCCATGCTTTTCTAGTAGCCCTTTATTTTGCATGCTAATTTGCAGTGGTGGTGTAAATAAGCATGATCTTCTTACCTTGATAAAGCTATAATTTCAATCTCTTAGAACCATGAAAGGAAGGACTGAGATCAAAGTGCAAGAAAATGCAGTTGAAAACTAGCTAGCCTTTGAAAGTGATTGAGCTGACGACTCTTCCTCGTTTTGATTTAAAAGACTGTTTTTATGTCAGTGATTTTTCATATCATTACTCATACTTCAGTAAATTAGAGATACAGAGAATTGGTGCAAGACATctaaaacaacaaagaacttTAAGTACATattccaagaaaataaagtacTCTGATGTTCTCTTAACTCCTATTTTTAtagggattttattttattaaacatttgGATATTAGAAGGGAGCAACCATCAAGAGAGACACAGAAACTGTAATGATGTACTTTCCAATTTTCGTTTTCAGAGACGTGAGGTGGCCAAGACTGTGTTCTGCCTGGTACTTGTTTTTGCCTTGTGTTGGCTGCCACTTCATTTGAGCAGAATATTGAAACTCACTATTTATGATCAAAAGGACCCCAATAGATGTGAACTTTTAAGGTGAGGCtacacaaacaaaatacatatgTGCTGCTGGCATTCTCCATAAGGATgtctgaagttttctttcttatccaGAACATTATGTTTCACTCCATTAACAGTTGAAATTACGAGGAAGCTTACAAACAGAGggattctttcttctttgcttggTCTTTTCCTGATCGCTTTTGAGACTGTCATTCTGTCTTGTGACATTACGTGGAAGTGGGAGAAATTCCGTCCCgatttttcctttcaactgAATAGATAGGATTAaacttttgaagaaaatgtcGGGAATATTTCCTCTCACAAGTTAAAGTGAATGGATCTTTTGAAATTACTTTCAAAAGAATGACCTACTGAATCAAACTTCGTTATTAAGCACAATCATTACCTGCATGAGTTAATCCTATCGACAGAGGCCCTTTTACTATCACATTTAATAGTTCTTCCTTGATGAGTATAGCAGAACACAATCTTTATAACTGTAAACATTTTACGAGAAAATGAGAAGTCTCACTTACTTTAATTTCCACACAGCTTTTTCCTTGTGATGGACTACATTGGCATTAACATGGCCTCTCTGAATTCCTGCATCAATCCAATTGCTCTGTATTTGGTGAGCAAAAGATTCCAAAACTGCTTTAAGGTAAGAGACTGTTGGGAGTTGCACCTCTGGTTAAGAGATGATGTTAGCTGTAAAATTAATTctctaacacacacacacagtgtgttCACTAAAGTTTACTTTAAATTTCAGTTGGATTACAGTTAAGTATTCTCACCCTCTCCCTCTGAAGCTATGTAGAAAGATATTGAGGATTCgtagagttaaaaaaaaaaaaaaagcaaaatagcaTAGCATGTAATAAACCCTTCTGGCACCATGCTCATCAGGCTACATCATTTCCTGACTGGTCCTGGCGTGTGGCCACTTTGAGAGTCCTGACAAAGCAGTCTTGGGCTGCTTTGCAGAGATTCATGTAGCCGTATCCTCTGCAACCCAGCAGAGTGAACACACTGACCCTGTGCTCCCCAGAACCTGACTGAGCTCTTGGTTCAGTAGACACATAGGTAACAAAGAGTGTATGAGTATTCCCTTGTCATTTTCAAATGCCAAGGGAAAAGTCTGATGTGCTCGTGGTTTTGTCTTGGTTTGTGTCAATAGCCCTGGGCACTCATTCTCTACACAGGACTTAAGGCTTTGGTTTGCAGCCATTCTCCCTTCAATCCTGCAGCCTTACGGCAGGCCAGATCTACCACATCTACTCAGAAAATGTCCAGATCTGACATCCAGCAGCATCAAACAGAACCAGTGTTCTTTGAGCTTTTTTCAGGCTGCTCATTGTCTTCAGACAATGAGGTTCTTATCAAGATTCTTACACTGCCATGCAGAAATTCttagatttttctttagttGCAAAGCACTGCTAGTCCTATTGCCTAGTTATATAAATTCTTCGGTGGCTGTATTTTTCAATCAGATATCAGTCAGCTCTAGTAGTGATCTAGTAGATCCAGTAGTCTACTAGTGATGTGTTATCTACCTCAAACTTATAACACACTGCAAAAGCTTTAAGTGTTGGCCTCATCTTCCCTGTCTACATAGCTGTCACTCTGAAGGAATGACTGGGGCTAAGAACACAAAACAATCAAGGCCCTGActgtgcagagaggaaaagccTGGGACATGCAATTTTCCCTTCCTGTCAGGACCACAGGAGGACTTTGAGAAGCCAGTCAGTCTGTAACACCATCAAGAGGACTGAAGTCCATCTGCTAGAATTTGTGTAGTTGTTCACCATTCTCCTATTTagttctcctttttccctctaAAAATGAACTAAACAAAACTCCATTTAGGAAGCAGAGATTACTCTACATAATTTTTTCACAAGCAAGATTATGAAagaagtggttttatttttggatgCATGTAGAATTGCAGACCAGACTCAGGTGGTATGTATGTGGCTGGAACCATCTGTTCCAGTTGCTGTGGCTAATTGTGAtctgagcagtgcagagcaTAACCTTATCAGTTTTGGCTTACACTGCCATGCTAAAATGGGAGTTTATGCACTGTCTCTTTCCTAGAGTACTGCTGAAGAAGGGCAGTGTTTCCATGCATTCTGCAACATGTGCAAAACCAAATGATTCTACATGTTCATTgttcattccttttatttttacagtcatGTTTGTGTTGCTGGTGCCAATCCAAAGATCTGTTGTCCCTGGAGGAAAGACAGTCGTGTTTAAAGTTCAAAGCTAATGATCACGGATATGATAACTTCCGTTCCAGTAATAAGTACAGCTCCTCATAAAACAGGCATGAAAGGTATATTCTCATATATTAACACCAGTgccttttgaagaaaaagtggCAGTTACCTTTAATGAGACGGTAGCATTCAGAGaacttagttttgtttttgcacaaAGAAGACTTCATAAAAAGAATTTCCCCAAATCAGCGTAACTCTCAAAATCATGGACGATTATAATGT
The Coturnix japonica isolate 7356 chromosome 1, Coturnix japonica 2.1, whole genome shotgun sequence DNA segment above includes these coding regions:
- the EDNRB gene encoding endothelin receptor type B, which translates into the protein MPAARLWLLPALLLLLLGRRPAAAEGDGALRPPAPGRLSPAAADGTPPTAAPPAPRGAEPNASRAASLPQGGGGAGGGRQRSGSPPMCTGQTEIKETFKYINTVVSCLVFVLGIIGNSTLLRIIYKNKCMRNGPNILIASLALGDLLHIIIDIPISVYKLLAEDWPFGVEMCKLVPFIQKASVGITVLSLCALSIDRYRAVASWSRIKGIGVPKWTAVEIVLIWVISVVLAVPEAIAFDMITMEYRGKDLRICLLHPTQKTSFMMFYKQAKDWWLFSFYFCLPLAITALFYTLMTCEMLRKKSGMQIALNDHLKQRREVAKTVFCLVLVFALCWLPLHLSRILKLTIYDQKDPNRCELLSFFLVMDYIGINMASLNSCINPIALYLVSKRFQNCFKSCLCCWCQSKDLLSLEERQSCLKFKANDHGYDNFRSSNKYSSS